A DNA window from Clavibacter sepedonicus contains the following coding sequences:
- a CDS encoding inositol monophosphatase family protein: MTAATAHRGDSSRHRENTLTAIRSAAEAGARTIEVDVHVTRDGHVVLLHDDTLERLWGVDARIADLDLADARALGGGSSRIPLLAEALELLAGTDVELVIDMASGDPAAAAHAVVAAAPRTPRVAWCGHLDGMRVIRELDPAAVIWLPWSDPQPPTADDLAELRPAVVNMPHLVVGRALVDAVHGLGARVAAWTVDEPAQMEWLASIGVDAITTNELTTLLEVLARRRADPAAADARATAPEAERTRARAAARDLAARAVHHVRSHAVGAVTTKANPADHVTEIDRAVERDVRAVVGAQFPHHVLVGEEYGGEAVPGRPCWYLDPVDGTANLANGVPWTSFSLALVVDGEPVVGVVADPWRGTVVEAAAGEGTWSADARLDLAATPGGVHAPDADPLRGRMVSTELAGHAPWPGMLPLLDALAARYCTTRIMGSGTLTVAGIALGHGAGAVIGSFGPVDHLAATLIVREAGGVVLDADGEDTLFPASGGVLAARHRRTAEALHTLWRAGVVDATSAALPSAEPTGSAPAEPAPAEPAPAEPAPAA, from the coding sequence ATGACCGCGGCGACCGCCCACCGCGGCGACTCCTCCCGGCACCGCGAGAACACGCTCACGGCCATCCGCTCGGCGGCCGAGGCCGGAGCGCGCACGATCGAGGTCGACGTCCACGTCACGCGCGACGGCCACGTCGTCCTCCTCCACGACGACACGCTCGAGCGCCTCTGGGGCGTCGACGCGCGGATCGCGGACCTCGACCTCGCTGACGCGCGGGCGCTCGGCGGCGGCTCCTCACGGATCCCGCTGCTGGCCGAGGCGCTCGAGCTCCTCGCGGGCACCGACGTCGAGCTCGTGATCGACATGGCGTCAGGGGATCCGGCCGCCGCCGCCCACGCGGTCGTCGCCGCGGCGCCGCGCACGCCGCGGGTCGCCTGGTGCGGGCACCTCGACGGCATGCGCGTGATCCGCGAGCTCGACCCGGCCGCCGTCATCTGGCTGCCGTGGTCCGACCCGCAGCCGCCCACCGCCGACGACCTGGCCGAGCTCCGGCCCGCGGTGGTCAACATGCCGCACCTCGTCGTCGGCCGCGCGCTGGTCGACGCCGTCCACGGGCTGGGCGCCCGGGTGGCCGCCTGGACCGTCGACGAGCCCGCCCAGATGGAGTGGCTGGCGTCGATCGGCGTGGACGCGATCACCACGAACGAGCTGACGACGCTCCTCGAGGTGCTCGCGCGCCGGCGGGCCGACCCCGCCGCGGCGGACGCCCGTGCGACCGCCCCCGAGGCGGAGCGGACCCGGGCCCGGGCCGCGGCGCGCGACCTCGCCGCGCGCGCCGTGCACCACGTCCGCTCGCACGCGGTCGGCGCGGTCACGACGAAGGCGAATCCCGCCGACCACGTGACGGAGATCGACCGGGCCGTCGAGCGCGACGTGCGCGCGGTGGTCGGCGCGCAGTTCCCGCACCACGTGCTCGTCGGCGAGGAGTACGGCGGCGAGGCCGTGCCCGGTCGCCCGTGCTGGTACCTCGACCCCGTCGACGGCACCGCGAACCTCGCGAACGGCGTGCCGTGGACGAGCTTCTCGCTGGCCCTCGTGGTCGACGGCGAGCCCGTCGTGGGCGTCGTCGCGGATCCCTGGCGCGGCACGGTCGTCGAGGCCGCGGCCGGCGAGGGCACCTGGTCCGCCGACGCGCGCCTCGACCTGGCGGCGACGCCCGGCGGCGTGCACGCGCCCGACGCGGATCCGCTCCGCGGCCGGATGGTGAGCACCGAGCTCGCCGGGCACGCGCCGTGGCCCGGGATGCTGCCGCTGCTCGACGCGCTCGCCGCGCGCTACTGCACCACGCGGATCATGGGTTCCGGCACCCTCACGGTCGCCGGCATCGCGCTCGGCCACGGCGCGGGCGCGGTCATCGGCTCGTTCGGGCCGGTCGACCACCTCGCGGCGACGCTCATCGTGCGCGAGGCGGGCGGCGTGGTGCTCGACGCGGACGGCGAGGACACGCTGTTCCCGGCGTCGGGCGGCGTGCTCGCCGCACGCCACCGCAGGACCGCCGAGGCCCTGCACACGCTCTGGCGCGCCGGGGTCGTGGACGCGACCTCGGCGGCGCTCCCGTCGGCCGAGCCGACCGGATCCGCTCCGGCCGAGCCCGCTCCGGCCGAGCCCGCTCCGGCCGAGCCCGCTCCGGCCGCCTAG
- a CDS encoding IS481-like element IS1121 family transposase, translating to MSHGNARLTVHGRVLLVRRVVEDRRPVAHVARELGVSRQCAHRWVNRFRAEGLRGLTDRSSRPRSVPRRTSPERERAVLEARAQLRAGPARLAPVTGVPSRTISRILRRHGAPPLAWLDPVTGAVIRASRSTAHRYEHEHPGDLIHVDVKKLGRIPDGGGWRVHGRSEQVRGRGIGFDYVHAAVDDHTRLAYAEIHPDEKGATAAGFLTRAAAYFAGRGITRIERVITDNAFAYRHSTAFKNAVQDLGARQKFIRPHCPWQNGKVERFNRTLATEWAYRQPFTSNQHRADALDPFIEHYNTERIHSSHGLTPAARVSPTS from the coding sequence ATGTCCCACGGTAATGCTCGTCTGACGGTTCACGGGAGGGTTCTCCTCGTGCGGCGGGTGGTGGAGGATCGTCGGCCGGTCGCGCACGTCGCGCGGGAGCTGGGGGTGTCGCGGCAGTGCGCGCATCGATGGGTGAACCGGTTCCGTGCCGAGGGGCTGCGAGGGCTGACGGATCGGTCATCGCGGCCCCGGTCAGTACCGAGGCGAACGAGCCCGGAGCGGGAACGGGCCGTGCTGGAAGCGCGGGCCCAGTTGCGGGCGGGTCCTGCGCGGCTGGCGCCGGTGACAGGTGTTCCATCCCGTACGATCTCCCGCATCCTGCGCCGGCACGGGGCGCCGCCGTTGGCATGGTTGGACCCCGTCACCGGGGCCGTGATCCGGGCATCCCGGTCAACGGCGCACCGGTATGAGCACGAGCATCCGGGTGATCTGATCCACGTGGACGTGAAGAAGCTCGGGAGGATCCCGGACGGAGGCGGCTGGCGGGTCCACGGGCGCAGCGAGCAGGTCCGCGGCCGCGGGATCGGGTTCGATTACGTCCATGCCGCGGTCGATGACCACACCCGTCTCGCCTACGCGGAGATCCATCCCGATGAGAAAGGCGCGACCGCGGCCGGGTTCCTGACCCGCGCAGCGGCGTACTTCGCCGGGCGCGGGATCACCCGGATCGAGCGGGTCATCACGGACAACGCGTTCGCCTACCGGCACTCGACCGCGTTCAAGAACGCCGTCCAGGACCTGGGCGCGCGGCAGAAGTTCATCCGCCCGCACTGCCCCTGGCAGAACGGCAAGGTCGAGCGCTTCAACCGGACCCTCGCGACCGAGTGGGCCTACCGGCAACCCTTCACCAGCAACCAACACCGCGCCGACGCGCTTGACCCCTTCATCGAGCACTACAACACTGAACGAATCCACTCAAGCCACGGGCTCACGCCCGCGGCCCGAGTGTCACCAACGTCATGA
- a CDS encoding ABC transporter permease, with translation MRALLSVRGWIQAALFAVVAVFILGPLLWLAVHAFATSWDYPSLVPAGLTLDWWRVVFEDAELAAAVRNSLYFAPITVLVSALVCLPAAYAFSRFQFPGRRILLVGLFATNAFPKMGLFVSMASLFYGLHLMNTITGIVIVQLIGTVVFMTWIPAAAFSAVPRSLEEAARDAGAGRVRTFLHVTLPLALPGILVAVLMSFLAAFDEAQGTYLVGAPVYMTMPTEMYSLVLNHPKQVAAVFAILLSVPSVALLLLARRHIMGGRLAEGFQIR, from the coding sequence ATGCGCGCGCTCCTCTCCGTCCGCGGCTGGATCCAGGCCGCGCTGTTCGCGGTCGTCGCGGTCTTCATCCTCGGCCCGCTCCTGTGGCTCGCGGTGCACGCGTTCGCGACGAGCTGGGACTACCCGAGCCTCGTCCCCGCCGGGCTCACGCTCGACTGGTGGCGCGTCGTGTTCGAGGACGCCGAGCTCGCCGCGGCCGTCCGCAACTCGCTGTACTTCGCCCCCATCACGGTGCTCGTCTCGGCGCTCGTCTGCCTGCCGGCGGCCTACGCGTTCTCCCGGTTCCAGTTCCCGGGCCGGCGGATCCTGCTGGTGGGACTGTTCGCCACCAACGCGTTCCCCAAGATGGGGCTCTTCGTGTCGATGGCGTCGCTGTTCTACGGGCTCCACCTCATGAACACGATCACGGGCATCGTCATCGTGCAGCTCATCGGCACGGTCGTGTTCATGACCTGGATCCCGGCCGCAGCCTTCAGCGCCGTGCCGCGCTCCCTCGAGGAGGCCGCGCGCGACGCGGGCGCCGGGCGGGTGCGGACGTTCCTGCACGTGACCCTGCCGCTCGCGCTGCCGGGCATCCTCGTGGCCGTGCTCATGTCGTTCCTCGCCGCGTTCGACGAGGCGCAGGGCACGTACCTCGTGGGCGCACCCGTCTACATGACGATGCCGACCGAGATGTACTCACTCGTCCTCAACCACCCGAAGCAGGTCGCCGCCGTGTTCGCGATCCTCCTCTCCGTCCCCTCCGTCGCCCTCCTCCTGCTCGCCCGCCGCCACATCATGGGCGGGCGTCTGGCCGAGGGCTTCCAGATCCGTTAG
- a CDS encoding ABC transporter ATP-binding protein: MTASAPSPTIAAPSRPHDDGTATAAPSGLVVAGLAKDLGGRTIVDDLHLDVARGELVALLGPSGCGKTTTLRMIAGFLEPDRGSVVIGGRDVTASGPDKRPSAMVFQNYALWPHLTVFKNVAFPLTLRKLPKDEVARRVMAALETVNLAHHAHSRPAHISGGEQQRAALARAIVQEPDLLFLDEPLSNLDAKLRVKVREEIRDIQQRLGITTVMVTHDQDEALAISDRVAVMHQGRIEQVSAPTELYARPRTLVVASFIGSINLLPAPRLQGTTPETLTAVAPAAFVPTSADADVWAVRPEDVDYAPRGSQPAADATSVVVRRVLPHGHFQELVLDAGGVEVRALVTGSAPAIGEAGTVTLREVRHYRDGILVPDRAPGAAPVAPAAPAAPAAPAATTASAPATSATDDAR; the protein is encoded by the coding sequence ATGACCGCATCAGCACCCTCCCCCACGATCGCCGCCCCGTCGCGCCCGCACGACGACGGCACCGCGACGGCCGCCCCGTCCGGCCTCGTCGTCGCCGGGCTCGCCAAGGACCTCGGCGGCCGCACCATCGTCGACGACCTCCACCTCGACGTCGCGCGCGGCGAGCTCGTCGCGCTCCTCGGGCCGTCGGGCTGCGGCAAGACCACCACGCTCCGCATGATCGCCGGATTCCTCGAGCCCGACCGCGGATCCGTGGTGATCGGCGGCCGCGACGTCACGGCGTCCGGCCCCGACAAGCGGCCGAGCGCGATGGTGTTCCAGAACTACGCGCTCTGGCCGCACCTCACCGTCTTCAAGAACGTGGCCTTCCCGCTCACGCTGCGGAAGCTGCCCAAGGACGAGGTCGCCCGCCGGGTCATGGCGGCGCTCGAGACCGTGAACCTCGCGCACCACGCGCACTCGCGGCCCGCGCACATCTCCGGCGGTGAGCAGCAGCGCGCGGCGCTCGCCCGCGCGATCGTGCAGGAGCCCGACCTGCTGTTCCTCGACGAGCCGCTGTCGAACCTCGACGCGAAGCTGCGGGTGAAGGTGCGCGAGGAGATCCGCGACATCCAGCAGCGGCTGGGGATCACCACGGTCATGGTCACGCACGACCAGGACGAGGCGCTCGCCATCTCCGACCGCGTCGCCGTGATGCACCAGGGCCGCATCGAGCAGGTTTCCGCCCCCACCGAGCTGTACGCGCGGCCGCGGACCCTCGTGGTCGCGTCGTTCATCGGCAGCATTAACCTGCTGCCCGCGCCGCGCCTGCAGGGCACGACGCCCGAGACCCTCACGGCCGTCGCGCCCGCGGCCTTCGTCCCGACCTCGGCCGACGCCGACGTCTGGGCGGTCCGCCCGGAGGACGTCGACTACGCGCCGCGCGGGTCCCAGCCCGCGGCCGACGCGACCTCCGTGGTCGTCCGACGCGTGCTGCCGCACGGCCACTTCCAGGAGCTCGTGCTCGACGCAGGCGGCGTGGAGGTGCGCGCGCTCGTCACCGGATCCGCGCCCGCGATCGGCGAGGCCGGCACCGTGACGCTCCGCGAGGTGCGGCACTACCGGGACGGGATCCTCGTGCCGGACCGGGCGCCGGGCGCCGCGCCCGTCGCACCGGCTGCACCTGCTGCACCTGCTGCACCTGCTGCCACCACCGCGAGCGCGCCCGCCACGTCCGCGACGGACGACGCCCGATGA